Within Desulfitobacterium chlororespirans DSM 11544, the genomic segment TTTGCCGTTTTTCAAGGATTTTGGGTTCAAATTCGCCGTTTCGGTCGCGAGGGACGGCAATTTCACTTTCGCCGTAATCGCTGATGATGGTCTTGCGATTATAGCCATTTCGGCTGTTACCGGAGTTGTTTCCTTCAATGCTGTTTTTTTCATACCCCAGATGGTCTTGCATCTCTGCTTCCAGCATCTGCTCAATGGTTCCGGCAAACAGTCTTTTCAGTTTCGACTGAATATCCCCTGTGCTTTGGCAGTCTTGCATCAGTAAGTTGACCAGTTCCATTTCCTTGTCTGTGAGAATGTTTTTTGACTGTTTCATTCCATAACCTCCACTGTTGTTTTATGTGGAGATTATTGCCATTTACACGGGTGTTTAGTCAGTCTCGGGCCGTCCGCTTCTGCAGGCATCTTTTTAATATGAATAAGATTTAAAAGAGACCACTCAATAACATTGAGATGGTCTCTAACTTATACATTGATTGCTTCATTGAGTAAATGAACAGCTTGCTCTTTGCAAACACCTCTGACTTGGATGAATTCACTGGTCAGAATTTGGAGAGCATTCTCCAACATTGCTTTATCTTCCGCGCCTAACTTCTTAACTTTGCTTTTCCGCATCAAATCACGGATTATTTCGGTGCCTTTGTAAATATCCCCTGTTTTTATCTTGGATTTATTCATATCCCGGCGATATCTCTGGTTATCATCACTTAAGGGATCGGTCGTTCCATTATATAGGTCGTTGAGTACATGTTGTAAGACATCAGGCTTTACGACTTCTCGTATTCCTACATCATTGGTTTTTTCAATGGGAATCATTATCTTCAGTCTAATGTGAGGGATATTCAGGAAATAGTAAAGCTGTTTTTTTCCTAAGACTTCCTTCTCTTTGATGGCCTCTATTATGCCTGCTCCATACAAAGGATAAAGAACCTTATCGCCAACTTGAAACAATGACCCCACCTCCTATGTGATGTTGAACTTTTAATGAGCATAACACATATAGTCCAAAAACACAAACTTTTTATTTTATCATATGAAAAATAACTATGTCAATACAATAAGATTAGAATTTTGTGGCCGAAGAATGTAACATTAATTTGCAAGGAGATAAGTTAGAGTATGAAAGAGCCAGAAATCATTTTAGAGAGTTGGTCACCATATTGTGACGTACAGGCTTTTGTTGAGAAGACTGCTTTGATGGAAGATGCAAGGTTGATGAAAGAGCTTTCTTCGCCGGTCTATCCCGAATTTAAAGGAGATAAGATAAATCTGCTTTGGGCAGTTCCTGTAAAACAAGATGTATATGAGGCAATCATGGAGCAGGGGACAGATGAGATGCTGAAACGGATGGATATCCAAAATACACATATTTTTGATTGAGCATTTAAGGGGACATCCCTATGAAACAGCTTGTTTTCATTGATAAACCATATAATCCCAATGTTATCATTTCTGTTTTTTCTTCTCTTCCTTAAGTTGGTAATTAGGATGAAGCAACAGCAGATTTCTTTTTGAATGGCTTCAGCACTGATATGCTTATCATAAAGATCATGATTAAAACTTGTGCCGCCATAAACAGCAAAACCATGCTGCCATCGGTAAATCCCCCCGTAAAACCGTCGGATTTTACCTTTTGCAGAGTTAAAAATATCTGACCGATTGAACCGATTCCGGTACAGGCTACCAATAAGGGAACGGCTATCCATTTCAAAGCCACCCATTTATGCTTGAAAAATCCCCAATTCGTAAAAATACCATATACAAGACCTTGAACAATGGTCAATAAAGAAGCCGGCATAATGACTTTTAAATAGAGCTCCGGTATGAGCGGCGCGACGGTCAAAAATGCCCTTTCATCCAAATGAAAAAAACAAAGCCAGGCAAGCCCGCTTAAACAGACAACCCCGCCCAACCAAATTGCGGCGGTGATGATATGGAAAATTCTGAGATATTTCATAATCATGTTATTTTTAATCTTCATGGTGATCGCCCTCTTGTAAATTATCCTTTAATTCGACAAGCAAAGATTTCAACCATTCAATTTCTAATTGATAATACCCTTTGATCAGTCTATGGTTGGCTTTTTTCCCTATTCTTTTGTCATCCTCGTCGGTAAGCGAGGGAAGAGTGTTCATCAATTCTATCCTTGCTTTTAACCTTTTTGTTAATTGTTCAATCGCTTCCTGGGGTGGCAAAACATAAATAAAGCTGATATAAATGCTTATCTTAAACTCAATGTACTCACTTGATGCTAATCCCTCATAAAGCATTGCTTTCAACGCTTCTTCCCCGGCATCAGTGAGCATATACATTTTTCTCTCCGGGAAGTTGCCATCTTTTTCGACAGTAGTTTTCGCCCAACCCTTTTCTTCGATTCGGGTTAACGCTTGATACATTGAAGCGCGGGTCAACTTCGACCAGATACGCATGTGGCGTTCCGTAACCACCTTGTCTATTTCGTGGCCATATTTGCACCCTTGATACAACAACCCAAGCACCATACATTCAACCGGCGAC encodes:
- a CDS encoding transposase is translated as MELVNLLMQDCQSTGDIQSKLKRLFAGTIEQMLEAEMQDHLGYEKNSIEGNNSGNSRNGYNRKTIISDYGESEIAVPRDRNGEFEPKILEKRQ
- a CDS encoding CarD family transcriptional regulator, translating into MFQVGDKVLYPLYGAGIIEAIKEKEVLGKKQLYYFLNIPHIRLKIMIPIEKTNDVGIREVVKPDVLQHVLNDLYNGTTDPLSDDNQRYRRDMNKSKIKTGDIYKGTEIIRDLMRKSKVKKLGAEDKAMLENALQILTSEFIQVRGVCKEQAVHLLNEAINV
- a CDS encoding PadR family transcriptional regulator, translating into MSPVECMVLGLLYQGCKYGHEIDKVVTERHMRIWSKLTRASMYQALTRIEEKGWAKTTVEKDGNFPERKMYMLTDAGEEALKAMLYEGLASSEYIEFKISIYISFIYVLPPQEAIEQLTKRLKARIELMNTLPSLTDEDDKRIGKKANHRLIKGYYQLEIEWLKSLLVELKDNLQEGDHHED